The segment CGTCGGCTTCGACCCCCGGGGCGTGGGCCACTCCGCGCCGATCTCCTGCATGGACCCGCAGGAGTTCGTCAAGGCGCCCAAGGCCGACCCGGTGCCGGACAGCGAGGCCGACAAGCGCGCCCAGCGCAAGCTCGCCAAGCAGTACGCCGACGGCTGCGCCGAGCGCAGCGGCCGCCTGCTGCCGTACATGACGACCCCGAACACCGCCCGCGACATGGACGTGATCCGTGCCGCGCTCGGTGAGAAGAAGCTCAACTACCTGGGCGTCTCCTACGGCACCTACCTGGGAGCGGTCTACGCGACGCTCTTCCCGGGGCACGTGCGCCGGATGCTCGTCGACAGCGTCGTCGACCCCTCCCGCGAGAAGGTCTGGTACCAGGCCAACCTCGACCAGGACGTCGCGTTCGAGACCCGCTGGGGCGACTGGAAGAAGTGGGTGGCCAAGAACGACGCCACGTACCACATCGGCAGCACCCCCCAGAAGGTCCAGGCCGCCTGGGAGAAGCTGCGGGCGACCGCCAAGAAGAAGCCCATCGGCGGTGTCGTCGGCCCCGCCGAGCTGACCGGTTTCTTCCAGAACGCTCCGTACTACGACTCCATGTGGGCCTCGGTCGCCGAGGTCTGGAGCGCGTACCTCACCGGTGACAGCAAGCCGCTGGTGGAGAACGCCGGTCCGAACCTCAAGGACACCGCGGGCAACATCGCCTCGGAGAACGGCAACGCCGTCTACACGGCCGTCGAGTGCACCGACACCAAGTGGCCCACCAGCTGGAAGAAGTGGGACCGCGACAACACCCGCATCCACCAGCGGGCACCGTTCATGACCTGGTCCAACGCCTGGATGAACCTGCCCTGCGCCACCTGGCCGGTCAAGCAGCAGCGGCCGGTCGACGTCAAGACCGGCAAGGGTCTGCCGAACGTGCTGATCGTGCAGAGTGTCCGCGACGCGGCCACCCCGTACGGCGGCGCGGTCGAGCTGCACCGTCGGCTCAAGGGCTCCCGCATGATCACCGAGCGGGACGCCGGATCGCACGGTGTCACCGGTCAGGTCAACCCCTGCATCAACGACCGGGTCGACGCCTACTTCCTGTCCGGAAAGACCGACGCCAAGGACGTGACCTGCGCCCCGCATGCCACGCCCGAGCCCAGCAAGCTGTCGGCAGCGAAGTCCCTCGTGGGGGCTTTGGACGTGCCCGCCGTGCATTGATGACGGCGGCATGAACGGTGCCGGCATGAACAGTGCCGGCACCACCTGACGGCACGCAGGGGCGGCCGGGAATCCTCCCGGCCGCCCCTGTCGTTCCGGCCCGCATCCCCGCATCCCCGCATCGCCGGCCACCCGCCGCGGTGCTCAGCCGTTTCCGGCCCGCCCCGCCAGCCACCGGTCCTCGGCCGCATAGCCGAACAGCTTCTCGTCCGGATAGAACCCGGCCATCCGCGGGAACACCTCCCACCAGGCCCGCCCCTTGACCCGGTCGGCCAGCCAGGCCACCGTCGCGGGCAGCGACTCCTGGTACGTCGTCACCGCGCGGTAGCCCAACTCGCGCTCCGCCGCCGTCATGTCGTAGACCAGGGGATGGGGGACCGACCACGGGGTGTCGCCCACGTCGGACGACGGCGGGGCGCCGTCCACCCGCACGATCTCGCTCTCCGGCGCACCCATCACCGCGTCCACCGCCGCCGAGATCTCGCCCACCGTCGGTGCCTGCGGATCGGCCGCGTTGAGCACCCGCGAGCCCGGCCGGCGGGCCGCCAGCCGGACCAGCTCCGCGAGGTTGTCGACATGCACCGGATGGAAACGGCTGTTGCCGCCGTACGCGAGCACCCGCACCCGGCGGCCGTCCAGCACCCGCTTGACGAAGTACAGCTCCCGGGGCAGCGGACTGTACGGGCCGTGCACGGCGACGGCCCGCAGCAGTGTCACCGGCAGCCGGTCGCCCGGTGCCAGCAGCGCCCGTTCCAGGGCGGCCTTGCGGGTGCCGTAGTCCTTGTCGCCGGGCGGCACGGTCGGCTGGGACTCCTGGACGGGCAGCGGATAGACCGGGGAGCCGTCCGGCTCGTCCATCGTCGCGAAGCTGCGCCCGCGGTCGTCCTCGTACACCGCGCAACTGGAGATCACCACGGCCGAACCGATCCGGTCCGCCAGGGCCGTCAACTGGTCCGCATGCGCGGCGTTGTACGCCACACAGTCCAGCAGCACATCGCAGCCCTCGCCGATCAGCCCGGCAACTGCTGCGTCGTCCTCCCGGTCCATCGCCACCGGGCGGACGTCCCCGGGCCAGGAGGCATCGCGTTCGCCGTGCCGGGACGCGGCCCGCACCGCCCAGCCGTCCCGCGCCAGGGCCCGCACCGCCGCACGCCCGATCTGTCCACTCGCCCCGATCACCACTGCGCTGCCTGAGGTCATGCCAGGACCCTACGGACGGTCAGGCCATGGCCGGTGTACGGTTCGCCCACGGCGCAAGGCATCCCCGGGCTCTGGACCGTCGCCCGCCGCTCAGCGCGCGGGCCCCTTCCCGCCCCCGTGCCCCCGCCGCCCCTGTGCCCGTGCCTGTGCCTGCGCCTCGGCCTTGGCTTCGCCCGCGTAGGTGTCGACGTACTCCTGCCCGGACAGGGTGAGGATCGCGTACATGATCTCGTCGGTGACGGCGCGCAGCGCGATGCGTTCATCCTCCAGCCCGGCATAGCGCGAGAAGTCCAGCGGTGCGCCGAAGCGGATGGTGATCCGCATGGCGCGCGGCAGCCGCCGGCCCGTCGGCTGCGCCTCGAACGTGCCGATCATCGCGCACGGCACCACCGGCACCCCCGCGGTGACGGCCATCGAGGCGACGCCGGTACGCCCCTTGTAGAGCCGCCCGTCGTGCGAGCGGGTGCCCTCCGGGTAGATGCCGAGCAGCCGGCTTGCGCAGCACGGCGAGCCCCGAGGAGAGCGCCGCCCGCGAGGCGCGGCCGCCGGACCGGTCGACCGGAATCTGCCCGACGCCCCGGAAGAATGCCGCGGTCAGCCGCCCCTTCAGGCCGGGCCCGGTGAAGTACTCCGCCTTGGCCAGAAAGGTCACCCGGCGCGGCACGATCGCCGGCATCACAAAGCTATCGACGACCGACAGATGATTGCTCGCGATGATGGCCGCGCCCTCTTCCGGCACATGCTCCAGCCCCTCGATCCGCGGCCGGAACACCAGCCGCAGCAAGGGCCCGAGAAGGAGGTACTTCAGCACCTGATAGAGCACAGCGCAGCTCCCTGATCCGTCGGCCCGCCGGGGCGGCTACCTCGTCCCAGGCGACGAACGGGCCCGGAGACGGCCAGTGAGTTTATGGGCAAGCGCCGCGGCGGGTAACCACCTTAGGCCGGATCGATGCTGACTCCTTCCCGCTGCCGGCCGCTCGCGGGATCGCCACTGATCGCCGCACACCGGATGCGCCGGGCCGTCGGCTTCCTCCGGGAAGCCCTCCCGCCGGAACAGGCCGAGGAGGTCCTGACGGCAGGCGCCCGCCTGATCCGGCGGCACGAGGAGTGGGGCCTCCCGGCCCGCTCCTGTCACCTCAGTGCGGTGCGGCTTCCAGAAGCGCACGGAACCGGCGGCCGAAGAGGTACGCGTCGCCAGGCCAGCGCGCGGACAGGTAGCTGCCGTCCTGCACGACGAACGCCGGGGTGTCATCGGTCGCGGTGCCCCGCGCGGCAAGGACCCTCGGTCCGCGCGCGAACTGCACGCCCGGGTCATCCAGCGCGGCCCGGACCTCGTCCTCCACATACGCCGGATACGTACGGTAGTAGCGGCCGAGCCGCCATGCGGTGGCCAGATATGCCGACCGTTCCATGTACTTCGGCAGACACGTCGTACGCCGGTCCGCCAGCAGACTCCGGCCATCGGACGCCGCACGCGCCCGCGCCAGCACCAGCACGCCGTGACAGATCGCTCCCACCGGCCGCCGCAGCGCCCAGAACCGGCTGATCTGCCGCCGCAGCACCTCCGAACCCAAGTACTGCCGCATCCCCGGTGCGTGCCCGCCCGGCAGAATCAGCCCGTCGTAGTTCTCCGGGGCCAGCTCCGCCCAGCCGACCGTCGTGCGGAACTCCTCGCTGCGGGTGAGCTCTTCGTAGAACCGCCTGGGCTCCTCCGCGGCGCCGAGCTGTCCGAAGAGAACCCCGCGGAGGAGCCGCGGATCGCCTGCCGGCCGGGTCCCGGCGCGTTCGGTGGCGAAGACGACCCGATGGCCGGCGTCGGTGAGCAGCCGCCAGGGCACCGCCACCTCGGTGACATCGAAATCGCGGTCGGGGACCGGCATCAGTACGCGCACCCGGACATCATCGCGCCCGCTTGTTACCTTTCGGTATCTGCTTTGGCATCCACGGACAACTTTCCGCTCGCCCTGAACCGCACTGAGCTGACGCGCCGTACTGTCCGGCAACCGAGCCCAGCCCCACGGTCCGGGCCGAGGACAGGAGTCAGAGATGTCCCGCAAGAAGAAAGCCGGCCGGCGCCAGAAGATCATCGTTGGTGTCAGTGCCGCGGCACTGGTCGGCGGTATCGCCATCGTCACCACGGGCACCAGCCAGGCATCGGCGGCCTGCGACGGACTGGCCACCGCGCTGAGCAACAATCAGAAGTTCATCGCCGACCAGAAGGCCAAGCCGGACGCCCAGTCGGCGGCACGGATCGCCAACCGGGAGGCCGTGATCAAACAGATCCGGTTGCAGCAGCGGGAAGCGGGCTGTTCCGGGGACGGGGGTGCGGCCGCGGGCGCCCCGCCGGCGGCGGACCAGCCACCCGCCGACGGGGCGGGGTCCGCGTCGCAGGAGCCGTCCGGATCGGCGCAGCCACCCGCCTCGGACGACCCGCCCGCGTCCGATGACTCGTCCGCCGCCCCGCCGGCCGGCGACGGCGATGTGGTGTGCCCCGGCTCGACGGTGACTCTCTCCGGCGAGGGCGGCGCACCGGCGGCGTCCAGCGACGAGTTCCCCGCCGGGACCAAGCTGAAGGTGACCAACCTGGACAACGACAAGTCGACGACCGTCTCCGTCACTTCGACGTCGGGCAGCTGTGTGCTGCTCAACAACGCGGCCTTCGAGCAGGTACGTGAGGACGGCAAGTTCCTGATCCGCCGCGCCCGCATCGAGCGGGTGGGCTGACCCCGGTCCGGTGGCCGGCAGCGGAGCCGCCTCCTCCGTTGCCGGCCACCCTGTCTCCTGGAGGGCATCCGCAGGCCGTACGGGCGACCTCACGGCGTGGCCGCTTGTCCGCCGGGGCGCGGCGAGGTGGCCTGGGGCCGCCGGGCGCCGCGTGTCCTGTCGGGCTCCCGCATGTGACCCCACCCGAGCGTTCCCAGGAGACCGCGATGCCCGTGAGCCGTCGACGCCGACCCGCCCGTGCCACCCTGCCCGCCACCGCGCTTGCCGCCCTGTCCCTGGCCCTGCTCTGCGCCGGTCCGGCCGGCGCCGATGAGCCGCCGGCGCCGGCCGGAGACCAGGGCCTGGTGCTCACCATGTCCGGAGCGGGCAACACCTGGACCCGGGGGGTGCGCCTCAGCTGCCCGGACATCCACCGCCGGCATCCGCACGCGGGCGCCGCCTGCGACGCGCTGACCTGGGCCCGCGGGGACCTGGACGCGCTGCCCGGCGAGCCGCACTCCTGCACCAGGGAGTACGACCCGGTCACCGCCACCGCGACCGGCACCTGGCGCGGTGTCCCCGTCAACTGGCGCAAGGAGTTCCCCAACGCCTGCATGATGGACTCCGCCACCGGGGCCGTCTTCCGCTTCTGAACGGCGCCCCGCGCCGGCGGACTCAGACCGGCCGGGCGGCCAGCACTCCGATCGTCACCAGCGCCACCACCACCCAGGAGAACCAGACCCAGCCATTGGCGCCCAGCGCCACGGTGTAAGCGGTCGCCGCCACCAGCCCGCCCACCGTGCACACGGCCATCGTTTTCGCAGATCCGGGCATACCCGCACGCTCCTCACGGCGGCCGGGCGCCGAGGGAAACGACGCGGGCCGCGGCCATGGGACCATCGTCCCCGGCCGCGGCCCGTACCGCCAGAGTGGCGACCCGCCCGCCCGTCGCCCGACCTCCACCCCCAGAAGACGGCGCTACGCGCCGACCCCCCGTTATCGCCCCCGGGCGTTGAGCGAGGCGAGATAGGCGTTGTAGTCGGCCAGATCCTTGTCGCCGTTGCGGTCGGCGGCGCGGTCCGCGCGCTGCGACTGACGCTCCTCGGACTTGTACCACTGGAAGACCAGGGCGATCAGCACCACCACGGACGGGATCTCGCTGAAGGCCCAGGCGATACCGCCGGCGGCCGACTGGTCGGACAGCGCGTCGATCCCGAGCGAGGCGGGCGGGTTCAGGAAGGTGTGGACCATCGGCTCCGAGGCCATCATCAGCGCGATCCCGAAGAACGCGTGGAACGGCATGCCCGCGAACAGCTCCAGCATCCGCATCACATAGCCCGGCCGGTGCGGACCCGGGTCGACGCCCATGATCGGCCAGAAGAACACCAGGCCCACCGCGAGGAAGTGCACCATCATCCCGATGTGCCCGGCCCGGGACTCCATCAGGAAGTCGAACAGCGGCGAGAAGTAGAGCGCGTAGAGGCTCGCGATGAACAGCGGGATGGTGAACGCCGGGTGCGTGATGATCCGCATGTAGCGGCTGTGCAGCAGCGCCACCAGCAGTTCGCGCGGACCCTTGCGGCCCCGTCCGGCGGCGGGCAGGGCGCGCAGCGCCAGCGTCACCGGCGCCCCGAGCAGCAGCAGGATCGGCGAGAGCATGCTGATGATCATGTGCTGGACCATGTGCACGCTGAACATCGCCATGCCGTAGTCATTGAGCCCGGTGCACATCACCAGGGCCACCGACACCACGCCCAGGGCCCAGGCGACGGTCCGGCCCACCGGCCAGGCGTCCCCCCGGCGCCGCAGCCGGATCACCGCCCAGCCGTACAGTCCGAGCCCCAGCAGACAGCCGATGAGAAAGACCGGATCACCACCGAACTCCAGGCCTCTCCCCAGCGTGAACGGCGGCAGATCCATGTTCATGCCGTCCATGCCGTGCCCGCTGTGATCCATCCGCTCGCTCCTGATTCGTACCAATGCTCCGGCGACAAGACTAGAACCGCCCCCGGCCTTGTGATCGGGCGGGGGCGGTTCGTGCAGCGCGGAACTATCGCGCCGGAGCCGGCGAGGTCACAGCACGCACTCGGCCTCGTCGTAGCGCTCCGCGGGCACCGTCTTGAGCGTCTCCACGGCCTCGGCCAGCGGCACCAGCGTGATGTCGGTGCCGCGCAGCGCGGTCATCATCCCGAAGTCCCCGCGGTGCGCGGCCTCGACGGCGTGCCAGCCGAAGCGGGTGGCGAGCACCCGGTCGTACGCGGTCGGGGTGCCGCCGCGCTGGACGTGCCCGAGGATGACCGGACGCGCCTCCTTGCCGAGCCGGTCCTCCAGCTCCACGGACAGCTGCCGGGCGACCCCGGCGAACCGCTCATGGCCGTACATGTCCTTGCCGCCGATGTCGAAGGACATGGTGCCCTCACGCGGCTTGGCGCCCTCGGCGACGACCACGATCGCGAACTTCTTGCCGGCCTCGAACCGCTCGGAGACCCGTGCGGTCAGCTCCTCGATGTCGAAGGGCCGCTCCGGCACGACGATCGCGTGCGCACCGGCCGCCATGCCCGAGTGCAGCGCGATCCAGCCGGTGTGCCGCCCCATCACCTCGACGATCATCACCCGCTGGTGCGACTCGGCGGTGGTCTTGAGCCGGTCCAGCGCCTCGGTGGCGACACCCACCGCGGTGTCGAAGCCGAACGTCACATCCGTGACCGCGATGTCGTTGTCGATGGTCTTCGGCACGCCCACGATCGGCAGCCCGGCGTCCGACAGCAGCCGCGCCGCCTTCAGTGTGCCCTCGCCGCCGATCGGGATGATCGCGTCCAGGCCCAGGTCGGCGACATGGCCGCGGGCCCGCTCGACGCCGTCCCGCAGATGCGCGGGCTGCACCCGGGACGACCCGAGGATGGTGCCGCCGCGCGCCAGGATGCCGCCGACGGCATCGAGGTCGAGCTTGCGGTAATCGCACTCCAGCAGGCCCTTCCAGCCGTCACGGAAGCCGATCACCTCATCGCCGTGATCAGCGGTGGCGCGGTGGACGACGGACCGGATGACGGCGTTCAGTCCGGGGCAGTCGCCGCCGGAGGTGAGGACACCAATACGCATTGCTCGAAAAACCTCTGCAACTCAACCGGGGGCCCGGACCCCGTCGTCCGGTTGGAATCCGCTCACCCTACAAGCGCGGAGCCCCCGGGAACACGTACGCCCGCAGTGCAAGACTGCGGGCGTACGAATGGGCGCGGTGGCGCTCAGGCGGGCGTGGTCGCCGCGGCGATCCGCTCCTGGCGCAGCGCCTCGTACCAGGTGTCATCCACCGGGGGAAGCGCGTTGACGTCCAGCGCCAGCTTGATCAGCAGGTCGGCGATATGCGGATTGCGCGCCATCACCGGGCCGTGCATGTACGTACCGAAGACGGTGTCGTTCCACGCGCCCTCGTAGCCGTCGCCGACCCCGTTGCCCTTGCCGAAGCGCACCTTGGCGAACGGCCGGGCGGTCTTGCCCAGATGCGTCACGCCCTGGTGGTTCTCGAAGCCGGTCAGCGGCGGCAGCCCCAACTGCGGGTCGATATCGGCGAGTACGTCACCGACGCAGCGCTCGGCCTCGCCGCGGGTGCTCACCACGTCCAGCAGCCCCAGACCCTGCTGCCGCTCCCCGAGGTCATTGATGAACTCATGGCCCAGGATCTGGTAGCCGGCACACACCGAGAACACGATCGCGCCGTTGGAGACCGCACGGCTCAGCCCGCCGTCGCGGATCAGCCGCTCGGAGGCCAGCCGCTGCGGCCGGTCCTCGCCGCCACCGATCAGGTAGATGTCGCCGGAGGTGGGGATCTGCTGGTCGGACCGTACGTCCAGCCGCTGGACGTCCAGACCGCGCTGGCGCGCCCGCCGCTCCACCACCAGGGCGTTCCCCTGGTCGCCGTACGTGCTCAACAGGTCCGGGTAGATCCACACCAGACGCAGGGAGTTGTCACTCATGCTCGCTCGTCCTTGTCCGCGCATCGTCAGTTGCCCACCCGTCGGCGCAGGTCCTGGAAGGCCGTGTAGTTGGCGATGACCTCGATCCGGCCGGGCGGTGCCAGCTGCACCGCCTCGTCCAGGCTCTCGCAGACCTTGAAGTCGAGGCCCGCGACCTCCAGCCGCACCGCCAGGTCCAGCTTGCGGTCGCCGAGCACGAAGATCGGGTGGCCGGCCAGCCGCGTGTAGTCCACGTCCCACAGCCAGGAGGTGTCGGTGCCGTCCGCGCCGCGTGCGTTCACCGACATGATCACCGGGGTCGGCGGCGGGTCGATCAGCGAGAACGTCTCCAGCCAGCCGGCCGGGTTCTTCGCCAGCAGCAGCCGCAGCTCCCGCTCCATGAACGTGACGACGTCGTAGCGCCCGGCCACCGCCTGCACCGAGAACATCCGCTCCAGGGCCACCTGCGGCGGCACCCCGAAGGCGGCGGCGACCGCGGCGGACGTGGTGGCGTTCGCCTTGTTGGCGCGCCCCGGCAGCTGGAGCTTGATCGGCCACGCGCTGCCGTGCGGGTCGAGCACATGATCGCCGGAGAGTGCCCAGCTGGGCGTCGGACGGCGGAAGCCGCACTCGCCGCAGAACCAGTCCTCGCCCGGCCGCTGCATCACACCGCCGCACGAGGGGCAGGACCAGGCGTCGTCCTTCCACTCCTGCCCGGCCGCGACCCACACCACGTTCGAGGACGACGAGGCCGCCCACACGATCAGCGGGTCGTCCGCGTTGGCGATGATCAGCGCCTTGGAACCGGACAGCCCCTCCCGCCAGTGCTCGGCCAGCATCCGGGTCTCCGCGGCGCGGTCGAGCTGGTCGCGGGAGAGGTTCAGCAGCGCTATGGCCTTCGGCGTCGTATCGCGTGCGACACCGGCGAGGTACTTCTCGTCGACCTCGATGACGCCGTAGCGGGCGTCCGATCCACCGGCCAGCGCGGACGTGATACCGGCCGGCATGTTGGCGCCGAGCGCGTTGGAGACCACCGGGCCGCTGGCCCGCAGCGCCTCCGCGATCAGCCGCGTCGTGGTCGTCTTGCCGTTGGTCGCCGACACCAGGATGACGTCCAGGTGCCGGGCCAGCCGCGCCAGCAGGTCGGGGTCGAGTTTCAGTGCCACCCGGCCACCGATCACCGATCCGCTGCCGCGGCCCGCCGCGCGCGATACCGCCGCCGCGGCCTTGCCTGCCGTCACGGCCAGCTTGGCCCGCGGCGACAGCGGCTCCGTGTTGCCTGCCATCGTCTTTGATCCTCCTTGCATCCGGCGCCCGCCTGCCGTGGGGCTGCCGTGGAACGCTCCTCCGCAGCCGATGACCGGCCGGGGCTTCGGTCGGGGATCAGCCTATCGAGATCCGGCCGCAGCCCCGAACCCCGCCACCCGTGCGGCGACATCCGCTGTGTGCAGGACCGTACGCTTGTCCCCATGCGTCCCCGCACCATTCCCGGCAGTTCCGGCCATGTCCGCCCGCTGCGATTGCTGGGCGATCCGGCCCTGACCGAGCCCTGCCAGGAGGTCACCGTCTTCGACGACGAGCTGGCCCGGCTGGTCGAGGACATGTACGCGACGATGTACGCCGCGCAGGGAGTGGGCCTCGCCGCC is part of the Streptomyces platensis genome and harbors:
- a CDS encoding alpha/beta hydrolase, translating into MRKTAALGAAGTLVSGALLAGAITATPAQAGEQHQRGSAEARGVATAAARAAKKGIDWQDCPADWGLKSPVQCGYVTVPVDYARPNGRTIKIAVDRALGTGGKEQRQGSLLYNPGGPGGSGMKFPTRITTKNPLWAKTAKAYDFVGFDPRGVGHSAPISCMDPQEFVKAPKADPVPDSEADKRAQRKLAKQYADGCAERSGRLLPYMTTPNTARDMDVIRAALGEKKLNYLGVSYGTYLGAVYATLFPGHVRRMLVDSVVDPSREKVWYQANLDQDVAFETRWGDWKKWVAKNDATYHIGSTPQKVQAAWEKLRATAKKKPIGGVVGPAELTGFFQNAPYYDSMWASVAEVWSAYLTGDSKPLVENAGPNLKDTAGNIASENGNAVYTAVECTDTKWPTSWKKWDRDNTRIHQRAPFMTWSNAWMNLPCATWPVKQQRPVDVKTGKGLPNVLIVQSVRDAATPYGGAVELHRRLKGSRMITERDAGSHGVTGQVNPCINDRVDAYFLSGKTDAKDVTCAPHATPEPSKLSAAKSLVGALDVPAVH
- a CDS encoding NAD-dependent epimerase/dehydratase family protein translates to MTSGSAVVIGASGQIGRAAVRALARDGWAVRAASRHGERDASWPGDVRPVAMDREDDAAVAGLIGEGCDVLLDCVAYNAAHADQLTALADRIGSAVVISSCAVYEDDRGRSFATMDEPDGSPVYPLPVQESQPTVPPGDKDYGTRKAALERALLAPGDRLPVTLLRAVAVHGPYSPLPRELYFVKRVLDGRRVRVLAYGGNSRFHPVHVDNLAELVRLAARRPGSRVLNAADPQAPTVGEISAAVDAVMGAPESEIVRVDGAPPSSDVGDTPWSVPHPLVYDMTAAERELGYRAVTTYQESLPATVAWLADRVKGRAWWEVFPRMAGFYPDEKLFGYAAEDRWLAGRAGNG
- a CDS encoding type 1 glutamine amidotransferase domain-containing protein, whose amino-acid sequence is MRVLMPVPDRDFDVTEVAVPWRLLTDAGHRVVFATERAGTRPAGDPRLLRGVLFGQLGAAEEPRRFYEELTRSEEFRTTVGWAELAPENYDGLILPGGHAPGMRQYLGSEVLRRQISRFWALRRPVGAICHGVLVLARARAASDGRSLLADRRTTCLPKYMERSAYLATAWRLGRYYRTYPAYVEDEVRAALDDPGVQFARGPRVLAARGTATDDTPAFVVQDGSYLSARWPGDAYLFGRRFRALLEAAPH
- a CDS encoding SSI family serine proteinase inhibitor, producing the protein MPVSRRRRPARATLPATALAALSLALLCAGPAGADEPPAPAGDQGLVLTMSGAGNTWTRGVRLSCPDIHRRHPHAGAACDALTWARGDLDALPGEPHSCTREYDPVTATATGTWRGVPVNWRKEFPNACMMDSATGAVFRF
- a CDS encoding cytochrome c oxidase assembly protein yields the protein MDHSGHGMDGMNMDLPPFTLGRGLEFGGDPVFLIGCLLGLGLYGWAVIRLRRRGDAWPVGRTVAWALGVVSVALVMCTGLNDYGMAMFSVHMVQHMIISMLSPILLLLGAPVTLALRALPAAGRGRKGPRELLVALLHSRYMRIITHPAFTIPLFIASLYALYFSPLFDFLMESRAGHIGMMVHFLAVGLVFFWPIMGVDPGPHRPGYVMRMLELFAGMPFHAFFGIALMMASEPMVHTFLNPPASLGIDALSDQSAAGGIAWAFSEIPSVVVLIALVFQWYKSEERQSQRADRAADRNGDKDLADYNAYLASLNARGR
- a CDS encoding 6-phosphofructokinase, coding for MRIGVLTSGGDCPGLNAVIRSVVHRATADHGDEVIGFRDGWKGLLECDYRKLDLDAVGGILARGGTILGSSRVQPAHLRDGVERARGHVADLGLDAIIPIGGEGTLKAARLLSDAGLPIVGVPKTIDNDIAVTDVTFGFDTAVGVATEALDRLKTTAESHQRVMIVEVMGRHTGWIALHSGMAAGAHAIVVPERPFDIEELTARVSERFEAGKKFAIVVVAEGAKPREGTMSFDIGGKDMYGHERFAGVARQLSVELEDRLGKEARPVILGHVQRGGTPTAYDRVLATRFGWHAVEAAHRGDFGMMTALRGTDITLVPLAEAVETLKTVPAERYDEAECVL
- a CDS encoding type 1 glutamine amidotransferase; the encoded protein is MSDNSLRLVWIYPDLLSTYGDQGNALVVERRARQRGLDVQRLDVRSDQQIPTSGDIYLIGGGEDRPQRLASERLIRDGGLSRAVSNGAIVFSVCAGYQILGHEFINDLGERQQGLGLLDVVSTRGEAERCVGDVLADIDPQLGLPPLTGFENHQGVTHLGKTARPFAKVRFGKGNGVGDGYEGAWNDTVFGTYMHGPVMARNPHIADLLIKLALDVNALPPVDDTWYEALRQERIAAATTPA
- a CDS encoding MurT ligase domain-containing protein encodes the protein MAGNTEPLSPRAKLAVTAGKAAAAVSRAAGRGSGSVIGGRVALKLDPDLLARLARHLDVILVSATNGKTTTTRLIAEALRASGPVVSNALGANMPAGITSALAGGSDARYGVIEVDEKYLAGVARDTTPKAIALLNLSRDQLDRAAETRMLAEHWREGLSGSKALIIANADDPLIVWAASSSSNVVWVAAGQEWKDDAWSCPSCGGVMQRPGEDWFCGECGFRRPTPSWALSGDHVLDPHGSAWPIKLQLPGRANKANATTSAAVAAAFGVPPQVALERMFSVQAVAGRYDVVTFMERELRLLLAKNPAGWLETFSLIDPPPTPVIMSVNARGADGTDTSWLWDVDYTRLAGHPIFVLGDRKLDLAVRLEVAGLDFKVCESLDEAVQLAPPGRIEVIANYTAFQDLRRRVGN